The DNA window tccagatagcactaacactttgcagagtgaattcaggtatgtcatgcgttagaatttaattagagtaccctcctctatcgtgagggaccgattttagattgctcgagagcctcagttaattaaaaagtgagaaaattgtcaaaatataactttaacctcaatgtgtcacttatgagatttttagttttaatttaaaaatacttctgctttatttacaggtttggcgctttggggacgaaaggttcgcgacgaaaactaaccaaggaaaccgtccggagacccgggaagctgcagaagtccctctgaccattcctggtacaagagaaaattcctcgacttacccagtactccagatagcactaacactttgcagagtgaattcaggtatgtcatgcgttagaatttaattagagtaccctcctctatcgtgagggaccgattttagattgctcgagagcctcagttaattaaaaagtgagaaaattgtcaaaatataactttaacctcaatgtgtcacttatgagatttttagttttaatttaaaaatacttctgctttatttacaggtttggcgctttggggacgaaaggttcgcgacgaaaactaaccaaggaaaccgtccggagacctggggaagctgcagaagtccctctgaccattcctggtgcaagagaaaattcctcgacttacccagtactccagatagcactaacactttgcagagtgaattcaggtatgtcatgcgttagaatttaattagagtaccctcctctatcgtgagggaccgattttagattgctcgagagcctcagttaattaaaaagtgagaaaattgtcaaaatataactttaacctcaatgtgtcacttatgagatatttagttttaatttaaaaatacttctgctttatttacaggtttggcgctttggggacgaaaggttcgcgacgaaaactaaccaaggaaaccgtccggagacctggggaagctgcagaagtccctctgaccattcctggtacaagagaaaattcctcgacttacccagtactccagatagcactaacactttgcagagtgaattcaggtatgtcatgcgttagaatttaattagagtaccctcctctatcgtgagggaccgattttagattgctcgagagcctcagttaattaaaaagtgagaaaatagtcaaaatataactttaacctcaatgtgtcacttatgagatttttagttttaatttaaaaatacttctgctttatttacaggtttggcgctttggggacgaaaggttcgcgacgaaaactaaccaaggaaaccgtccggagactcggggaagccgcagaagtctctctgaccattcctggtgcaagagaaaattcctcgacttacccagtaccacagatagcactaacactttgcagagtgaattcaggtatgtcatgcgttagaatttaattagagtaccctcctctatcgtgagggaccgattttagattgctcgagagcctcaattaattaaaaagtgagaaaatagtcaaaatataactttaacctcaatgtgtcacttatgagatttttagttttaatttaaaaatacttctgctttattttcaggtttggcgctttggggacgaaaggttcgcgacgaaaactaaccaaggaaaccgtccggagactcggggaagctgcagaagtccctctgaccattcctggtacaagagaaaattcctcgacttacccagtactccagatagcactaacactttgcagagtgaattcaggtatgtcatgcgttagaatttaattagagtacccttctctatcgtgagggaccgattttagattgctcgagagcctcagttaattaaaaagtgagaaaattgtcaaaatataactttaacctcaatgtgtcacttatgagatttttagttttaatttaaaaatacttctgctttatttacaggtttggcgctttggggacgaaaggttcgcgacggaaacttaccaaggaaaccgtccggagacccgggaagccgcaaaGTCTTTCTGACCatttctggtgcaagagaaaattccatttgctagttagtttacaacaattaatgctatttattaattatttttacaatattttattaatcgaatcgtttcatgaatgtcagtactaatgctgtgttcctattggttgaaattgatcgaatgacattttacatatttttcttgcgttatttataaatttttgtactaaattatattttgcacgtcaatttacaacaattaatgctatttattaattatttttacaatattttattaatcgaatcgtttcatgaatgtcagtactaatgctgtgtttctattggttgaaattgatcgaatgacattttacacttttttcttgcgttatttataagtttttatactaaatcgtattttgcaagttagtttacaacaattaatgttatttattaattatttttacaatattttattattcgaatcgtttcatgaatgtcagtactaatgctgtgttcctattggttcaaattaatcgaatgacattttacactttttttttgcgtcatttataagtttctaaactgaatcgtattttgcacggtaatttacaacaattaatgctatttattaattatttttacaatattttattaatcgaatcgtttcatgaatgtcagtactaatgctgtgtttctattggttgaaattgatcgaatgacattttacacttttttcttgcgttatttataaatttttgtattaaattatattttgcacgtcaatttacaacaatttaatgatatttattaagtttttttacaatattttattaatcgaatcgtttcatgaatgtcagtactaatgctgtgttcctattggttgaaaataatcgagtgacattttgcacgtgtttttggcgttatttataagtttttatactaaatcgtattttgcaatttagtttaccacaatttaatgctatttattaattatttttaccatattttattaatcgagtcgtttcatgaatgtcagtactaatactgtgttcctaatggttcaaattaatcgaatgacattttacacttcttttttgcgttatttataagtttctaaactgaatcgtatttggcacgttaatttacaacaatttaatgatatttattaagtaattttacaatagtttattgtttgaatcgattcatgaatgtcaatattaatgctgtgttcctattagttgaaattaatcggttgacattttacgtttgttttttgcgttatttataagtttttatacttaatcgtattttgctcgttaatttacaacaatttaatactatttattaagtatttttacattattttattaatcgagtcgtttcatgaatgccagtattaatgctgtgtctccattggtgaatattttacgcaaaatattttatgcttattttattcgtttgtggaagatcaactgtttcctcgagtgtccggttggattttttaacaaatttaaaccgtcttttttattcccacaaagtgccaagactgtgcatcaacggaaactaatttttataaaagttttaaaagtgacaggtatgtgttattgattaaagtcagaaaaacaaatatttctatttgttttacaggctttaaactttataggcaaaagatacgtgacggcagctaaccaacgagaccatccggagttccgaggaagctgcagaagtccctctgaccatttctggtacaagagaaaattcctcgacttacccagtactccagatagcactaacactttgcagagtgaattcaggtatgtcatgcgttagaatttaattagagcaccctcctctatcgtgagggaccgattttagattgctcgagagcctcagttaattaaaaagtgagaaaattgtcaaaatataactttaacctcaatgtgtcacttatgagatatttagttttaatttaaaaatacttgtgctttatttacaggtttggcgctttggggacgaaaggttcgcgacgaaaactaaccaaagaaaccgtccggagactcgtggaagccgcagaagttcctctgaccattcctggtacaagagaaaattcctcgacttacccagtactccagatagcactaacactttgcagagtgaattcaggtatgtcatgcgttagaatttaattagagtaccctcctctatcgtgagggaccgattttagattgctcgagagcctcagttaattaaaaagtgagaaaattgtcaaaatataactttaacctcaatgtgtcacttatgagatttttagttttaatttaaaaatacttctgctttatttacaggtttggcgctttggggacgaaaggttcgcgacgaaaactaaccaaagaAACCGTTTGGAGACTCgtggaagccgcagaagttcctctgaccattcctggtacaagagaaaattcctcgacttacccagtactccagatagcactaacactttgcagagtgaattcaggtatgtcatgcgttagaatttaattagagtaccctcctctatcgtgagggaccgattttagattgctcgagagcctcagttaattaaaaagtgagaaaattgtcaaaatataactttaacctcaatgtgtcacttatgagatatttagttttaatttaaaaatacttgtgctttatttacaggtttggcgctttggggacgaaaggttcgcgacgaaaactaaccaaagaaaccgtccggagactcgtggaagccgcagaagttcctctgaccattcctggtacaagagaaaattcctcgacttacccagtactccagatagcactaacactttgcagagtgaattcaggtatgtcatgcgttagaatttaattagagtaccctcctctatcgtgagggaccgattttagattgctcgagagcctcagttaattaaaaagtgagaaaattgtcaaaatataactttaacctcaatgtgtcacttatgagatttttagttttaatttaaaaatacttctgctttatttacaggtttggcgctttggggacgaaaggttcgcgacggaaactaaccaaggaaaccgtccggagacccggggaagccgcaaaagtctctctgaccattccaggtgcaagagaaaattcctcgacttacccagtactccagatagcactaacattttgcagagtgaattcaggtatgtcatgcgttaggatttaattagagcaccctcctctatcgtgagggaccgattttagattgctcgagagcctcagttaattaaaaagtgagaaaattgtcaaaatataactttaacctcaatgtgtcacttatgagatttttagttttaatttaaaaatacttctgctttatttacaggtttggcgctttggggacgaaaggttcgcgacggaaactaaccaaggaaaccgtccggagacccgggaagccgcaaagtctctctgaccattcctggtgcaagagaaaattcctcgacttacccagtactccagatagcactaacactttgcagagtgaattcaggtatgtcatgcgttagaatttaattagagcaccctcctctatcgtgagggaccgattttagattgctcgagagcctcagttaattaaaaagtgagaaaattgtcaaaatataactttaacctcaatgtgtcacttatgagatttttagttttaatttaaaaatacttctgctttatttacaggtttggcgctttggggacgaaaggttcgcgacgaaaactaaccaaggaaaccgtccggagacccgggaagctgcagaagtccctctgaccattcctggtacaagagaaattcctcgacttacccagtactccagatagcactaacactttgcagagtgaattcaggtatgtcatgcgttagaatttaattagagcaccctcctctatcgtgagggaccgattatagattgctcgagagcctcagttaattaaaaagtgagaaaattgtcaaaatataactttaacctcaatgtgtcacttatgagatttttagttttaatttaaaaatacttctgctttatttacaggtttggcgctttggggacgaaaggttcgcgacgaaaactaaccaaggaaaccgtccggagacctggggaagctgcagaagtccctctgaccatttttggtacaagagaaaattcctcgacttacccagtactccagatagcactaacactttgcagagtgaattcaggtatgtcatgcgttagaatttaattaaagtaccctcctctatcgtgagggaccgattttagattgctcgagagcctcagttaattaaaaagtgagaaaattgtcaaaatataactttaacctcaatgtgtcacttatgagatatttagttttaatttaaaaatacttgtgcTTTATtcacaggtttggcgctttggggacgaaaggttcgcgacgaaaactaaccaaggaaaccgtccggagacctggggaagctgcagaagtccctctgaccattcctggtacaagagaaaattcctcgacttacccagtactccagatagcactaacactttgcagagtgaattcaggtatgtcatgcgttagaatttaattagagtaccttcctctatcgtgagggaccgattttagattgttcgagagcctcagttaattaaaaagtgagaaaatagtcaaaatataactttaacctcaatgtgtcacttatgagatttttagttttaatttaaaaatacttctgctttatttacaggtttggcgctttggggacgaaaggttcgcgacaaaaactaaccaaggaaaccgtccggagactcggggaagccgcagaagtctttCTGACCATTcttggtgcaagagaaaaatcctcgacttacccagtaccacagatagcactaacactttgcagagtgaattcaggtatgtcatgcgttagaatttaattagagtaccctcctctatcgtgagggaccgattttaaattgctcgagagcctcaattaattaaaaagtgagaaaatagtcaaaatataactttaacctcaaagtgtcagttatgaaatttttagttttaatttaaaaatacttctgctttatttacaggtttggcgctttggggacgaaaggttcgcgacgaaaactaaccaaggaaaccgtccggagactcggggaagctgcagaagtccctctaaccattcctggtacaagagaaaattcctcgacttacccagtactccagatagcactaacactttgcagagtgaattcaggtatgtcatgcgttagaatttaattagagtacccttctctatcgtgagggaccgattttggattgctcgagagcctcagttaattaaaaagtgagaaaattgtcaaaatataactttaacctcaatgtgtcacttatgaaatttttagttttaatttaaaaatacttctgctttatttacaggtttggcgctttggggacgaaaggttcgcgacggaaacttaccaaggaaaccgtccggagacccggggaagccgcaaaagtctttctgaccatttctggtgcaagagaaaattccatttgctagttagtttacaacaattaatgctatttattaattatttttacaatattttattaatcgaatcgtttcatgaatgtcagtactaatgctgtgttcctattggttgaaattgatcgaatgacattttacatatttttcttgcgttatttataaatttttgtactaaattatattttgcacgtcaatttacaacaattaatgctatttattaattatttttacaatattttattaatcgaatcgtttcatgaatgtcagtactaatgctgtgtttctattggttgaaattgatcgaatgacattttacacttttttcttgcgttatttataagtttttatactaaatcgtattttgcaagttagtttacaacaattaatgttatttattaattatttttacaatattttattattcgaatcgtttcatgaatgtcagtactaatgctgtgttcctattggttcaaattaatcgaatgacattttacactttttttttgcgtcatttataagtttctaaactgaatcgtattttgcacggtaatttacaacaattaatgctatttattaattatttttacaatattttattaatcgaatcgtttcatgaatgtcagtactaatgctgtgtttctattggttgaaattgatcgaatgacattttacacttttttcttgcgttatttataaatttttgtattaaattatattttgcacgtcaatttacaacaatttaatgatatttattaattatttttacaatattttattaatcgaatcgtttcatgaatgtcagtactaatgctgtgttcctattggttgaaaataatcgagtgacattttgcacgtgtttttggcgttatttataagtttttatactaaatcgtattttgcaatttagtttaccacaatttaatgctatttattaattatttttaccatattttattaatcgagtcgtttcatgaatgtcagtactaatactgtgttcctaatggttcaaattaatcgaatgacattttacacttcttttttgcgttatttataagtttctaaactgaatcgtatttggcacgttaatttacaacaatttaatgatatttattaagtaattttacaatagtttattgtttgaatcgattcatgaatgtcaatattaatgctgtgttcctattagttgaaattaatcggttgacattttacgtttgttttttgcgttatttataagtttttatacttaatcgtattttgctcgttaatttacaacaatttaatactatttattaagtatttttacattattttattaatcgagtcgtttcatgaatgccagtattaatgctgtgtctccattggtgaatattttacgcaaaatattttatgcttattttattcgtttgtggaagatcaactgtttcctcgagtgtccggttggatttttaacaaatttaaaccgtcttttattcccacaaagtgccaagactgtgcatcaacggaaactaatttttataaaagttttaaaagtgacaggtatgtgttattgattaaagtttaaagtcagaaaaacaaatatttctatttgttttacaggctttaaactttataggcaaaagatacgtgacggcagctaaccaacgagaccatccggagttccgaggaagctgcagaagtccctctgaccatttctggtacaagagaaaattcctcgacttacccagtactccagatagcactaacactttgcagagtgaattcaggtatgtcatgcgttagaatttaattagagcaccctcctctatcgtgagggaccgattttagattgctcgagagcctcagttaattaaaaagtgagaaaattgtcaaaatataactttaacctcaatgtgtcacttatgagatatttagttttaatttaaaaatacttgtgctttatttacaggtttggcgctttggggacgaaaggttcgcgacgaaaactaaccaaagaaaccgtccggagactcgtggaagccgcagaagttcctctgaccattcctggtacaagagaaaattcctcgacttacccagtactccagatagcactaacactttgcagagtgaattcaggtatgtcatgcgttagaatttaattagagtaccctcctctatcgtgagggaccgattttagattgctcgagagcctcagttaattaaaaagtgagaaaattgtcaaaatataactttaacctcaatgtgtcacttatgagatttttagttttaatttaaaaatacttctgctttatttacacgtttggcgctttggggacgaaaggttcgcgacgaaaactaaccaaggaaaccgtttggagacccggggaagctgcagaagtctctctgaccattcctggtgcaagagaaaaatcctcgacttacccaatactccagatagcactaacactttgcagagtgaattcaggtatgtcatgcgttagaatttaattagagtaccctcctctatcgtgagggaccgattttacattactcgagagcctcagttaattaaaaagtgagaaaattgtcaaaatataactttaacatcaaagtgtcacttataagatttttagttttaatttaaaaatacttctgctttatttacaggtttggcgctttggggacgaaaggttcgcgacggaaactaaccaaagaaatcgtccggagacccggggaagccgcagaagtccctctgaccattcctggtgcaagagaaaaattctCGACTTACCCaatactccagatagcactaacactttgcagagtgaattcaggtatgtcatgcgttagaatttaattagagtaccctcctctatcgtgagggaccgatttcaGATTGCCCgaaagcctcagttaattaaaaagtgagaaaaaattcaaaatataactctatcaatgaattttaaaattaaaataattatttagataaaacttGGGCACTCTACTAGCTGTAATACAATCGAATTAGAGTCAAAATATTAACTTAGAACAttcaaaatcattaattttaacaaatttttattataatttataaaacatacatgttactttttataagttaattattaatattttccataaaCTTACATACTTCAAACTTTGTGGGGCAAAAATAGAATGAAGAAACTGTAATGGAATGCCAACAAGACTCTTGAGAAAGCAGCAAAAATCTCCCTCACCAAGAATAGATCACAGTAAAAATTCTGCGGCCTTCCAGATATTCCAATCATcataaaactgaaatataaatttatttacagttagaagaaatattacattgtaattacaacactctactacattaaataaaaccgaattaaagttaaaaattgaacttgaatgcctgaaaataatttttttaagagtaaCACTTCCATTAACctataacacatacctgtcacttttcaaactcttaataaaaataattcccgtCGTTGTACAGGCTTGgcactttttgggcagcaaaaggaagcttcaaaattaataagaaatccAGCGGGACCGTCGTGAATGCTGCAGAACATTTTTCACAGAGTTCTGAAGcacagtgaaacttttgtgaccctcgcagcATTCCAGTCACCAcaaaactgaaataaaaatttatttacagttaggagaaatattacattgtaattacaacactctactacattaaataaaaccgaattaaagttaaaaattaaacttgaatgcctgaaaataattttttaagagtaACACTTCTTTTAACCTATAACacgtacctgtcacttttcaaactcttaataaaaataattcccgtCGTTGTACAGGCTTGgcactttttgggcagcaaaaggaagcttcaaaattaataaaaaatccaacgggaccgTCGTGAATGCTGCAGAACATTTTTCACAGAGCTCTGAAGcacagtgaaacttttgtgaccctcgcagcATTCCAGTCACCAcaaaactgaaataaaaatttatttacagttagaagaaatattacattgtaattacaacactctactacattaaataaaaccgaattaaaattaaaaattgaacttgaatgcttgaaaataatttttttaagaataacaCTTCTTTTAACCTATAACACGTACcagtcacttttaaaacacttataaaaaatagttctcgtccatgtagagccttggaactttttgggcagcaagaaaaagattcaaatttgataaaaaatccaacggggcactcgaggaatacgcagaactattttcacaagctgtagaagtgcagtgaaacatctgtgaccctcgcagaacaccactcaccaagaatctggaatataaaatttttcacagttaagagaataatttaattgtatttaaaacattctagtacacttaagtaaaccgaatttatgtcagaaattcaactaagaagctccaaaaaaatttatttatgaatatctcaacttttaacctaaaacacatacctgtcact is part of the Cardiocondyla obscurior isolate alpha-2009 linkage group LG14, Cobs3.1, whole genome shotgun sequence genome and encodes:
- the LOC139108007 gene encoding uncharacterized protein gives rise to the protein MNASINAVSPLVNILRKIFYAYFIRLWKINCFLECPVGFFNKFKPSFLFPQSAKTVHQRKLIFIKVLKVTGKRYVTAANQRDHPEFRGSCRSPSDHFWYKRKFLDLPSTPDSTNTLQSEFRFGALGTKGSRRKLTKETVRRLVEAAEVPLTIPGTRENSSTYPVLQIALTLCRVNSGLALWGRKVRDEN